CATTAATAAAAATTTCATTCAGATAGCCTCTAATCACAGCTCAATGCAATTACCCATACGAGGCCActataaaaagtatttttctcgTCAGAAGAAGTTTATAAGGTTTTCTCAACTGTTTGTAATAAAGAGCACACTATATAGAAAAGTCCAGAAAATAAGCACACGTTTGTTTCTCAAAACGCATAGATAAACATGACAATATCTCTAAATAACTGGCTACTGAACAGGATTTCATTTAGCTCTACTCAAGCTGTAGCCTGGTATAAATGATTTCAGAGCAGCACACTGCTGTTTCATCTGGAACAGCTGCACAAGGTTTCTTTGATGTCAAGCTCTTGCATGGAGATGGTGTTTCAATTTCTCTTTACGCCTCCAAActgctgaaacaggaaaaaaaaaaaaaaaaagacattcaataaaatagacatttttcatggaaaacaaagcaacaacaacaacaaaaaaaccaaacaaaaaagaaaaaaggcaaaatttggCCTTGAATGCAGTACCAAGAAATAATTCAGCACTGCAGTGGTGACAGAACTACACTATGCCTCTCACATCTCTttttcaaaggagagagggacAGCACCCTGTGATTTTGCACATTCAGTCTCCTTATGGTGCTGTACCAAGCACTCCCTGTCTCACGCACTGGCAGTACCCATGGCTGGTGCCTGTCCTGGGCATGCAGCGGGTGCACATGCACTGTTGTCCTGACTCCCTGCACTAGCACGCACATCCCTCCTGTAGTCTCCAAGGGGCATAAGTACAATTGCCTGAGGAAGgcctgctccttccctgctcctACCCAGGCTCCTGCTGCACAGGGGCTGCAGGATGTCAAAACTGCACGTGGCTGGTCATGACAGGCAGCTAAAGAAGGTGCTGCCCTGCATCATTCACTAAAGATGCTTTGTTGTGCAGTGAGCAAGCATATTTTAAATGGCTGTGTCCATCAATGAGCAACCACAGGTGCTGCCTGCAAAGCCAGAGAAGCACGTAAGTGCCAATCCTCATCTCAGGGCTTCGTAAGTGAGAGGCAGGAGCCAGCCATACATCTCTTCTTCACAGTGCTCAGCAAGCAAGAGTCCTGTGCAGTGCCTGGAAGGACTGCTGCCTGCCTGACTGCAGAGCCAGCCATCACAAGCTACACACATTTAGGAGGTGCCAGAGGGGCACGGATGTGCAcagatttctctttctgtagGGAGATAAGGCTGAAACAGTCCCGTACATCAGGAGCAGGTGGCAGGAGTGCAGCCCCAGCGATGCTGGGGGAAGTGGCAACACCGCTACCTCCAGGCAGGATCTCTGTCTGCACTTTACAAACATTCATGTGGGTTGATCTGCCGTGCTCCATAAACCTTTCCCAGACTAAATTTTGCTTAGGAACACTCTCAAAGCAGCACTCATGGCATTTTCCTTGTGACCTTCAAAAAGTACATTTCCTAAGGCGTTTCCCTGGAAGTGTCTTTTCAGGCTGCTGAAAAAGCCAGGGGCTCGGTTTCAAAACTCAATGAGCTGATGAGCTCTCACTTGTCTGCAGTGAGGGTCTGGGGGCTCCTGTGCAGCCGTGGTGGGGGGCACTGCCATCCACATAGCTCACTCCCGAGACAACTTACTGCTCTCCCACCGCAGCGCTGCCACTGCCAGCAAACGGGATTTCTTCCCTGTCTGTCTTCCCCAGAATGAGGTGGTGCTTCTCCATGTTTATGACACACTGTAGAGAACAGATGCTTTTAGGTAAGAGGGAAAACTGCAATTCACAGTGGTCCCAGCTCCCCCAGCGTGGGTAAAAGCCTTGCTGTAAAACCCCTACCTTCAGAGATTTCAGTGTTTGCAGCCCAAAGGAGAAGGGTTTCTCAGAGTCTTCTGAAAAATAGGAACATTTAAGTTTATACATTCAAAATGCTCTCCCATGTTTTTTGTCAGTGactccctccttccttcatgGTGGCTCTGCTAAACAGAGCCCTGTTCATAAAGGGACCGAGTTACTCCATGATCAAACAAGAGCAGGTGGATACGCCTGCAGGGAGACATGGTGGTCTCTCCTCACAAAGTGCGAGCCcggtgctgccagcacagccctgcgAAAACATCCATTCTCACTCACTccatttctccctccctccctgcctgtttCTCCCCCACCCTCCTTCCATCTGAGGGGCCCTCAGGCGCTTGTGCTGCAGAAGATCAGTATTTCTATTTTAACTTCAACGTGTTTCTGAAGCTTCATTTTCCCCTGGGTGGGAGGGAGTAGAGCCCCAGCCGCGTGAGGAGCGCACTCACACTCACCCACGACAATGGCGCTGCACTGCACGGGGACCGCTCCCACTGTGATGGCGAGGCTCTCGATCTGGCCGATCGCCCCCACCTTGTGTGGCAATGGAAGCATCTCCTCTTCGTCAGGGAGTTCTTTGAGATGCTCCTTTAACCTGCACGTGGAAAACACTTCTGACGTGACATGGACATggttcagctgctccagcaagGGGCAAACAGGGTTTGGAAGTGCTCTTAGCTTGCTCATATTACCATGTCATTAGCAGAAAGCTGCTTCCTTGGGAGGTTTTCTGTGATGCTCTGCATACAGCCAGCAGCCTACACACATGTCAGCCCATAGCACGACCCATgacacagccccagcccttGCCCAAGCAGAACTCCTTActggattttggtttttaccTGGGGAATCTTTTTTCCTACATTTCCTCAAGACTTGGGGAAGCTGCTGATCCAAAATTGCTTCTAATGCAGTGTGGGTGTAAGGAAGGGATATTCCAGCTCCCACAGTGGAGCCACGGACACCATGTCCTCCCCTCACAGCCAGGGCAGCATGCCTGAACCACGCTTGTtagcaggtgctgctgctgggtttacTGAGAGGAAATAGGGACAGATCAATCCCATTCAGctcaagacaagaaaaaaggcTGTCAGGGATATCTCAGGTACAGTCGTTTCTTCTGTCTACACCCCATGAGCTAGTCTGACAACACTGATTAATTATTTAGCTTAAGTTTCTCTTTTGAACTGAACAAGAACCTAATGGCAAGGCATTTCAAGGCGGTGATCTCTCCTTTGGATAAAAGCTGTATTGCTTTTTGGCTATTTGGAGAAcctctgtgctgagctgcattGCAGCAgggagtgtgtgtgtctgcCCATCCATCCTGGGGGGACCAGCTTCCCGTAGTCTGTTTCCCCCCATTTGTCCCCACCTCAGGGCACAGGCCGTGACACTGGAGCCAGGGCCCAAACAGTGCTCACATACCAGCTACACCCCCTCATCCACAGGGGATTTCTTACACGGGGGCAAGCAACCTCCAAGCTCcccctctgcttccctccaAGGCGAGGGGAAGAGCTTGAACCGCACTGTGACAAGATGCAGAAAGACTTTTGCAAGAGAAGGGAGGAACTGAGCCTGTGCCTTGGGCACATGCATGCTGCTTTTAGGGGCTGGGCCCCCAGAGACCCCAGCATCAGAGACCATCCCAGAGCTGCTGAGCCtcggctgcaggcagcagcacctggCAAAACCACTGCGGGTCCACTCCTGCCCTGGCGGGACCTAGAGCACAATGGCCTAGCAcacctcctgcctgctgctttccGGGCTGGATTTAAGCAATGCTCGTGTTTTATCAGTGCCACACGCGAGAGACCGCTTTGAAGTAAAACATCCTGGAGCAGTGCCTGTTGTCACACAGGACCTCCCACAGCGATGGCAGAGCGAGCCAGGCATCAAAGCCCTGGTTTTGACCCACTTTGTTAATCTGGCTTTATAGTGTCTGTCCCTGCAAACACAAACAGcaaaggagctgcaggaagctgcCTGCGAGGCAGCCATGCCCACTGCACACGTCAGCTGGCAGTGCGTGCGGCACAGGGTGCTGCTCTGGCCGTGCCGTCTGCCTGCACGCCTAACGTGGCTCCTGCACACCCCAGTGTCAGTGGGTCCCACTTAGTACAAACCAAAGCTCACTCATTGCCAATGAGTAATAGTGGGGAGGGACATGGGCCTTTAATCTGCAGCTATCCAGTTTATGGCTACCAGGGTGGTCTCGCTCAAATCAGGAGGGAATCCCCATAAGATGAGAGCAGAAACTGGCTCTAATCTACTTCTTAAGCACtctttaaatcatagaatcaactaggttggaaaagaccttgaagatcatcaagtccaaccttaaCCCcaaggactgccaagtccaccactaaagcatatcactgagggcctcatctacatgtttttgagcacttccagggatcatgattccaccactgcccgggcagcctgttccaatgtctgatCACCCTCTCCATGGAGAAATTGTTACTAATATCCAGTCCAAACCTCTTCTGGCACAATCcaggcagcactgctgaagCAGACTGGTGCAGAAAAAGCTACAGAGGGTGTGCCTGAGTAGCACAGAGAGCAGATGAGCTGTCAAGAGCATCACTGTGCAACTCAGACATGTTGAGCAGCCAATGCAGCATCTTGCAAGATGAGACCACTCCAAACACACTGTTGTCATCCAGGAGCTAGGCCGAGAAGCTCCACAGTTTGTGACAAGTTTGCAATAAACACAGCCACCTTCCAGCCACTGAACACTGTTGTGCAAAGAAGTAATTACTGTCTGGACAGAAAACAGGCACCATTAATCCAGGGCCATACAGTAGTGCTCAGGGAGCAACTGTGATTGGGTTTTGTATAATCACTGCAAGTCAGTGATAAAAAGCAATGATTCCATGTGTATAAAGTGCCAAAATCTCCTTGATACTCTGTGAGCTTATGCCTGATCCTGCTCCTCAGACACCAGTGGGAGTTCTGCTGCAAATGGCAGTCAGCTCTCTAGTGCTACGTACATACATTTCCCTTCAACTGGGAGAAATTTATTATTGGGGGTAGCATCAGACAGCAGACTTCaagcacatgcatgcacacagctGCACAGCTGCCCTGGGGACACACAAGACAGGGGTGTAAGGGTTGTGCAGCTCTTTCTTGAAGCACTGAATGACAAAAAGGCAGGCACTGAAAAGATGTGAACGCATCCAACCCTCTGAAGGGATTTACTCAAAGGTGAATAGCTTGGTACAAgtggctttctttttcagctccctgcaaagacatttaTGAATAAGCCAGGATTTGGATGTAACAGGAAGCTCAGGGCTTGCCCAGGCACAGCCCAAAGCAATCCTTCCAGAATGGCCATTGCTGGTGAGAGCAAAGCCCCAGCCACGGGagcactgcctgtgctgccagGTGCCACGAGTTCCCACACAAGAGAAATCCAGCTGGATATTTACCCTAGCCTGTCCAGGCAAGAAGACGACATGAGGTTGTGCTGTGAGCCAGTGTCCACCACAGCCTTCAGCTCCTTCCCCGCACACTGCAAGAGCAAGCAGAGATGGGAGATAACGCATAGGATGCGGGATGAGCACAGGATATCTGGGATCTCTGCTCCACACACAGCAGTCTGTGCTGAAATGCCAACATCTCCTTGTGCCAGCCCATCTCCGCTCCACCACACATTCAGTGCCCACAGGGTATCACCTCATCCACTCCAGGCACCCAAGAGGTGTCTCTTAAGCTGCTTTTTGAATAAGGTGGTGCTACTAAACAACATGGTGTTGGGTCCTGatcccttcccagcagcagaaggggcAGCCCCAGGCAGGGGGGGATATTGTGGAGTGCAGGACATACAAAGGAGCGTGAGGGTAAGGAGGAGAAATGTGAGATTACTCCTGGGGAAAGCAAAGAGGAATGGTGCTTGAAGAAAACAACTTGGCTGTGAGCACAGGGATTCACCATCCATAATTACTCCTCGGCATTTCAGCATGCTGCCCCAGCCTGGCTACTCCCTCTGCCCCGATGTCCAAGGGAAGACGTCCATCAGGCCAGCTTTCCCTGTGCTACCCAGGTGGGTGTCTGTGCCGCAGCAGCCCTGAACTGCAGAGGGAGAGCATCCACACAGCTGTGACAACCCTGGTGGAGGGCGACCCTGACTGGGAAACGCAGCaccataggatcacagaatggtttggcttggcagggaccttaaagaccatccacTTCCAGCCCCTGCCGCGGGAGGGAAAAGTGGAGAATGAGAGCACAGCAATAACACTGGGAGGTGGGGAAAGGgagtctggggagggactgttacCTGGCAGCTCACCACTATGAGCTCCTCATCCTCTGTTTTCCCTGAGCTGCCCAGTTTGGTTTGGTTCAGCTTGTTGGTCTGTGCTGAGATATCGCTCTTTGGAGCCCAGCTGCCACGGCTGCTTCGTATCTTTGATAGATTTGTCTCCATCAGGCGCTTCTGCAGGATATTATGTGGTTgctttaagaaacaaacacacacagaagagTAGGGTGAAGTCAGAGGAAAGCCACAAAGTGACCTGCATTGCCAGACTGCTTGTGGTGCCCCTGGGCCGGTACTGCTCCTGTGAGAGGGGTGCCCTAAAGTCTCCCTGCTGCCCAGACTACATGTACTCTTCGTAGCCTACATCTATGTGCTCTCCTGCCAGCTCTGGCTTACCTTGACTAAAGAGAACTGCTTCATATTGGCAAGGGAATAATCCATTCAGGATATTAACTAGAATTTAGAGGGATGCCTTTCTGTTTCCAAACTCAAGGTTTGATTTCAGgtagaaatcaaaacaaatcagGCTTTTCCAAGTAGTGTTTCAGCCTAAATAGCTGTATTATTGCCTATCATCTGTTGATAGATATGGGGAATCCTGCAGTGAAGTGAAAAGTTAAGAGATAACAAATCGGCATTCCACCCAAGTATGGAAAAGGTGCATGGACTTACTGAATGAACACAGATGCTTACATTGAGCACTGGCATTGCTGGCATAGGAATTACCTGTGTCCAGCCTCCACCTCTGGCAATGCTTTTGGTGTGAATTCACCCAGAATTTAAGAAGCTGATTTGTTTGTCTGTGCATTGGCTCTTTACAGGTGCATGTGAACAAGGCACAGCTGCAAGAAGAGATCTACAGATGGTGTCTTCTGTCAGGGCTGATCAGAATTTGGTCTCAAACTGCCCTGCATCCCTCTTCCCCCCACATTTGTATTGAACTGCTAAGCGTGAGTAAGTGGGCCCAATCCTGGGTGACATACCACAAGAGGGAAAGGAGACGAGAGGAAGGGGTAAGATCAGCCAAGGTAGGTAGGTATTCCCCCAGGAACCCCCAGCAGTTCATGTGGCTGCTTCTCACTTCCTCTGCATTTCCACTTGGTCTGTGAGAAGCATGTTGCCTCTCAAAATCTCCTCCAACTGCTTTCCCAAAAGCCTTTTTATGTTGCATGTTTGTCACGGATGGATGCACGTACTGCGCTGGAGGTGAAATGACTGCTTGATTATCTGCTCATTTCTCTGCCTGGCTAATCTCACATACACACCCCATTACTGCCCTTGCCTTCCAGTACTCATTTCTCCACAGTGAGACCTTCTTACCGGCTTATTCCTGGATTTTTGCATCCATATTAAATATGCCTGTGTGTCTGCTGGGACATCTGAACCAGCAAACCTCTTCATCCCAAGGGAATTTCAGTGGGATCAGGATAACTTTGAAAACCTCAGACCACGGTCCCCTGAGGTGGCCAGCATGCACCTCTGCGTGCAGTGCTGTGCCTCATCTTTAAAAGAATCTGTGGCACATTAAATAGCAGCACTTCCAGCAGGCTAATGCAACTTGGCATCATCCTAAAATAACTGCAACCACGTTAGTGCTTCAGATCCTGCTGTTAAGCTGGACCTTACTGATCAGATTGGGTAGATGCAGCCAACACCAGTGGTCACCAGGACATGtaatcttttttccccacttttcaCTGTTCTTCTGCATAAAACCTGCGTCTTGAAAGGGCGTAGAATTTGATGACCATTTTCAGTCACAGGTGCTGTGTGTGACCAGCATGCCAGGGAGCATGTCCTGTGTAAAGACGATAACGTAGCCATGCTCCCAGCACCAGGAAGAGATCAGATCTAACACTGTCTTGCCTCCTTCACGTGCAAAGAGCAACAAAGCTCCAGCACTTCTCCGGTGACCACTGCCTTCCCACGGAGAGTGAACAGCAGAAACCAGCATCGCTTAAGTAGATTAAAGGCAGGCACACTGGCTCCACAGTGGACCCTGTGCTGAGGGACGAGCAAATCACCGTAGAAACGAGGACTCCCCCGCATGAGGCAGAGGCTGTAGGTGCACAGTCAGCACTGTAATTCACCTCCAAGGCTCCTCACCTAAGCAAAAATGCTCAAGACTGACAGTGTGTGACATCCTTCTTACCCTTTGTGTTTGCCTGAAACTGAGGCACA
The Lathamus discolor isolate bLatDis1 chromosome 6, bLatDis1.hap1, whole genome shotgun sequence DNA segment above includes these coding regions:
- the NRIP3 gene encoding nuclear receptor-interacting protein 3 is translated as MFYSGILTEPGRKEVEIREAASLRQQRRMKQAVQFIHKDSADLLPLDGLKKLGTSKDTQPHNILQKRLMETNLSKIRSSRGSWAPKSDISAQTNKLNQTKLGSSGKTEDEELIVVSCQCAGKELKAVVDTGSQHNLMSSSCLDRLGLKEHLKELPDEEEMLPLPHKVGAIGQIESLAITVGAVPVQCSAIVVEDSEKPFSFGLQTLKSLKCVINMEKHHLILGKTDREEIPFAGSGSAAVGEQ